GTGATTACACACAAAATATCAGGCAGGAGTTCTGGGCCTAGCTGAAGcataaagccaactgggtgacattgggccagCCACTTTCTCTCACACCTAGAAGAGAgggaatggcaaaccacttccgatAGTCTCCAAGAATTGgacataaagggggggggggcgagcgACATATACTGAAAAATTCTGTAAATATGTAGATATCACTTACCTGCACAGGTGTATGTGGCTAATGCCCAAGTTGTGGCACTCACTTGTTCAGAATCTTTAGTCTGCCAAAGACACCGGAGCTGAGCACCTTTACTTGCTGCACTGACCACTGTGCTCAGGTTCTGCAGAAAGGGAACAATAGGAATACAACTGTTAAAGCAAAGATCACATTGAAAGGTGGGAGGTGTCCATTGCTTCATTCTTTCTGTAAGCATCAACTGAATCATTGTTGCTGCCTATTCAAAAAGGATCTTGTGTCCCAGGACCCAAAGGGAAGATTCAGCTTCAGAGCCAACAAAGCAGCTGGCAGCTAGTGAAGATGACTTTTAACGCTAGGGTCTGCATGGAACAATTCCTTTGCAAGTTATGTGAAGCCGTACTGAGATTCATTTGACTTTAGACTATTGTAGAATCCACCTGCCATAGTTAACAAATCGTGGTTTAACAAAGATATTTCACTGTAGATCCTGTTTAATTGGGGGCTCTTCCGAGGTGGCATACATAACACAAATGACAAGACAAATTAAAAAACAGCTACTAAAATCAGGAACTCAAAAACAGAACCCTACAGCAACTGCAGCCCCTTTCTAGGAACTTACATCTAATGGTAGAACCAGTAAATATTGTAGAAATGTGAGACAACTTATTCTCACCTAATACCTAGAGACCCATTTTAAACTCAACTTTAAAAGGGCTGATAAGAAATCAGGATATATGGAATTGTCATGATACAAGGGGGGTCCTAACTACGGGCTAGACTATGTTGGCCTAGGCTACTATTTAGTCAGCAAGGAACGTAGACAAGATTGATGAGCTGATGCAGGCTAGTGTTTTATTGCCCCAGGGACAGAGAACTTGAGGCCTTAGGACTATACTGGGAATGCCAATCACAATCATCATTTTTGCTACAACTGGAAAAAATCGGTGGCAACTATTTTAGAtacataaagtaataaagtacaaattaaaaaaaaattgacatagtttttttttaaaggaattccCCTCTcaattcagggggaaaaaattccTGTCTTCACTATTTTGGATTATTTCATTCCCTTggctcatgcacacatgcacagcccAGCCCTCAGAAGGATGCCCTCTCTAGGATATTGTAAGGCACGGTCTTTATTAATAGTCATACTGATCAATAGTGTAGTGAAGTTGTATATGATCACTCCCAAGGTCAGGTGATCATTTCAagttaatgtatttatttcttcCTAATAACTAAGAACTAGACAAACTTGGATTTTCTGATACAATTTCTATTCTAACTTATTCATCTTGCGGTTTTCCAATTTCCATGACTACTTTGAGCAGCCCGGCTTTACAACAAGGCAAGCGGATACTAAAGTGTTTCAGGGCATATAGATTGCCCAGTATACCCATAGAATTTATACTTTAATCAAACTTTAATGAACTAACCTAAACTTTAATGAAATACCAAGATTATTGAAGGAAGCAATTAGACCCTCTCTTTATTTTGGCCTCGTGAACTTGAAGGAGCAAGCTGTTTTGTAAGCACGGTATACACTGGGGTCCCAAACCGGCCACATGATGTCACTTGCCCTCCTATTTGCCTCCCGCAAAGATCCATGATGGCCTAAGAACAACATCTTTCCAATCAACACAAAATGTTAGATGAACTCTAACTTTTAGTCAAGGGCTATGCTACATGACTAAAAGATGATACATCTTAATTCCAGTGAAGGAAAGCAGAAGATAAACAATAAGGTTCTGACTTTCCATTTCCATGAAGTTCCTTCCCCACGCACTTCATGGTGATTTCCCATTATAAACTGCAACATACAGAAtgtgtaccgtatttttctgagtataagacacaccttaaacttttggggaggaaaataggggggggaaatctgcctatcaGGTCTAGCgactttagtctggtcagcttcaccacattattttattccttggttagggttaaaaaaaaccccttatttggagcgagtagcaatgaaaacagccGGCAAatacttaggactggaaaaaacattctttggagagagtaacaataaaaaagcttgcaagccagtaagagctggaaagatcgttaacacctcattagggctgaaaaaaaattatttggagtgattagcaatgaaaaaagcctgcaaaagaCAGAGctgaaaagcaattaaaaatcttacaagctgggaagattgttagcacttcattagggctgaaaaaacattctttggagtgattagcaatgaaaaaaccctgcaagccagtaagagctgaggaGATCGTTAGTGTCTCGTTATGGCTGAAAAAAAAGTTTCAAataagctatattcagagtataagacgcacctaaatttccagcctcttttagggaggaaaaagatgtgtcttatactccaaaaaatacggtaattacttAAGCACAGTCTTTCAACTTCTTACCATGCTCAAATCCAATATCCATTCCTGCAGAGTTATAGCATACCATCCTGTCACAAATCTATCTTTAGGTTAAGATACATAATACAGGTGAAAGTTAAAAGGATGCTTGGTTGATCTGTGGTATAATTTTAACTGATGCAGTCACTTCATTGtgctcttctcctttccttatttGCAATCCTTTTGATGCACCACTGATTTCAATTATCTTTAATCTTCACATCCACATACATTAAATTATTCACCAGGAGGAGATGCTTGAACCAGAGGTTCTACCAGGTGTGTCCAGTGCTGTAGTCCAGTAGTGGCCCGCTGTTTGCGCAATTTGTGCACAACAGCTCCAGAGTTGTCTTTGCTGGTCCGTGCATGGTGCCATATTTTTTAAACTAATGTTTGGTGGTGCAaatacatggaagcaaaatcgtgtGAGCGGATGCTCGTCCATGTGCTATTTtgggttatttttttgcttcgcatgtacggaagcaaaatcgcacaagAGGATGCTTGTGAGtgcgatttttggtgattttttgcttctgctcatgcatggaagcaaaatcgcacaagGAGATGCTTGTGAGTGcactttttggtgatttttgtctCTGCGTATAtgcggaagccaaattgcacgaGGGGATGACCAAATGCGCTCAAAACGTCACAATGCGCATGCAGCACATCTGTATGATGGTAAGAAGAACCTGCCCCTGGATTCAACTATATCTAGAATTAATTAATGATTTGTTTTTACTTGTGCATGTTCAGGCAAATTGCATAGACATGTCCTCAGGATCCCCAAGAAAACTCTCTGTAGGTTAGCAAATCCAAATATGTATTACAAATGAAGATTGTGTAGAAGTTCAGAAAGAGATCAGGAAAGGGTTTCAGAATGTATAGATGAAACATCTGTACATTTTCCTCAGCTGCATCTTTCTCCAGAATCCCaaatgcaatggttagagtgcagtattgcagctgactctgcccactgtcagagtttgatcctgaccagctcaagattaatttagccttccatcctttcaaggtcggtaaaatgaggatccaaattgttgggggcaatatgctgactctgtaaaccacttggaaggagctgtatataagtgctattgctatgaagcAATGTGTAAGTACTATTTCTATTATGCAGCTGCATCCTGTTCCTGAGAAATGATGTAGCTGCTTTAAAGAGCTGCAGACCAATGGTATACTCATGTCCCTACTTGTTATGAAAGATCTGAATCTGAAGTACTACAGCCCCATTGCACATATTTTGCAGAGATGAATTTGtactggtcacagaatgaataaGCTTGACATTCTCAGCTTTCATTTCACACTCCAGACTTTCAGGCCATTTGGAATCCAATTGGAAAACAAACTATTGTGCAATGTCTgtgtgtctgcggagaggggcggcatacaaatctaataaataaataaataataaataaatggttcttGTGATACTTGGGAAATGTCTTTATGATCATTCTAAGTTAACATATTTAAGTTAACAATGTCTTTGTGATCTTCTACATCCTAactgcaaaatgaaaaaaaagtttcATTTCGGAATCCAAAGAATACAAATTTTCTATAAAAGCATGACCCCAAGTAAGTTATGtaaaatatcacacacacacacacacacacacacacacacacacctatacaAAACCTGtcacatatatatatgcatacaccTATACAAAAGCTTCCTTTAGAAGTTTTAGACTCCAAAATCCACCAGTCCTAGCCTGAATGCCCAAATGTTAATGGGTTTTATAGATTTTGTAGCCCAACAACAGGGCAGAGTCACGTCTTCTATCCCTGAATTAAAAGCAGGCCTACTTCTGCTACACTTGAAAATTTTTCACAAAGCCTCGTCTGCGCCACTAAAGAAACTTTAATTGCCAATGAAGCACATTAAACCACTAAAAATGTTTGGGTGAGATCCTGAACATGTGAACATCTAATAAGAAACATGAAGAAGGTTTAATTCTAAATGTGGGATggaagaaaaacaatataaatgaaAAAGAACAAATCCATAAAGTGAAGGATACATGAATGTGTAAGGCAAAACATGCTTCAATTTGCCATTGAAATGCAGAACAAGCAGGCAAAGAATGAtatctgaaagaaaacaaaacaaagttcATTACTGCATGATTGAGAAAAACAAAAGAATGGTGGAATAGTAAAGGAGGAACAAATCCTACCTTGTGCAATAATGATGGGATATTCTACGTATGTTAGCTGAGGATATTGGTAGTAACTCATGTATCTCAGGCAAACAAGGAAACTGGAAAAGAAAGCATAACTTCAATTAATAGGGCCAATTCAGACATAACCATCCCAGTCACCTGAAAGCAAGCTTTattattctttctcttcctcaatGGGCTTAACATTACACAAATCATTTTCTcaatttttaaacaatttatCACAATATTCAGATCAAAACCAATTGAGTTTAAAGGCATTTCCAAACCAAAGCACAAAGACAGAATTTGATATTCCCAGAACAGCCAAAGAagatgtattgtattgtatttatttattcaatttatatgccatctTAACTCACTCCGAACAGTGACTCTTGGTTGCTTCAATTAAaatcataaatattaaaaacattcaacATGTAAAACAAGGTATGGGATAAGAGATGGAAGCAGGCCAAGAGCTGTCAAATAAAAGCCAGGGATACAGTGTTTATAGCACCTGGAATCTTATCCTGATACTGTCCTGAAATTGAATTAGAATGCTTGTTTAAAATGTCAAATATTGAACATAAAGCATAAACTGGTTAGTTTTTTGTGGCATTAGTAACTCAAGAGAGCAATGCTGCTCATTTTATCAAGATAAATACAGAATATATCTCTGTTCATGTTAGAATCACATcagattcaatttaattcaattccatttattagatttgtatgccgcccctctccgaagactcctgtacaattagcacagccccccaccCCGGCTGTGTACTCTTACTACttctctctctataccaatgactgcatctcaaatgatccatctgttaaactactgaagtttgcagacgatacaacagtgattggtctcatttgagacaacgatGAAACTGCAAACAGACGGGAGgctgaacaactagcctcatggtacgaccagaacaatctagaactgaacacactcaaaaccatagaaatggtggtagactttaggagaaaccctccaatcctaccacctctcacaatactagacaacacagtatcaacagtagaatcctccaaatttctaggttttatcatatctcaaaacctaaaatggtcacctaacatcaagaacatcatcaaaaaagcacaactaaGAATGTTCTTTCAGCGCCAACtgaagaagctcaaactgcccaagggagctgctgatacagttctatggaggaatcattgagtctgtcatctgcacctctataattgtgtggtttggttctgcaacccaacaagaccgacacagacttcagaggataatcagaactgccttccattgaggacctgtatactgcacgtcaAAAAGAGGGCGATGAAAACATTTACTGACCCAGCATAtcctgttgtaccacatgattcttgatgaatgtatctttttcttttatatacaccgagagcatatgcaccaagacaaattccttgtgtgtccaatcacacttgaccaataaagagttctattctattcaagaagCTTTTCAAAGCTGAATCCTGAAATCATCATCTGGACCACAGTTTATGTTAATTCTACTAGAAGCTCTGCCTAAAACTTCACTGTTCTGATACAATCTGGAATTCTGGATGTTCAATTCCCA
This genomic window from Erythrolamprus reginae isolate rEryReg1 chromosome 1, rEryReg1.hap1, whole genome shotgun sequence contains:
- the SLC66A3 gene encoding solute carrier family 66 member 3 yields the protein MDTASLLLQAANWSTVAACLVLKLPQGAALVSARSARGVSLESLILELGGFLVCLRYMSYYQYPQLTYVEYPIIIAQDIILCLLVLHFNGKLKHVLPYTFIFVTGWYAITLQEWILDLSMNLSTVVSAASKGAQLRCLWQTKDSEQVSATTWALATYTCAARIFTTLMTTKDSTVLIRFVVMMALNLWVIATIFEYRKAKKQE